The genomic interval TGCGAAAGCGCCCAGTGCCCCAATTTGGGCGAGTGCTGGTCCCGCCGCACGGCCACGATCATGATCCTGGGCAACATCTGCACCCGCGCCTGCGGCTTTTGCGCCGTGCAGACCGGCCGCCCCACGGAGCTGGACCGGGACGAGCCCCGCCGCGTGGCGGAGGCGATCCGCCTCATGGACCTCAAGCACGCCGTCATCACCTCCGTGGCCCGGGACGAGCTGAAGGACGGCGGCGCCGGCATCTGGGCGGAAACCATCCGGGAAGTCCGCAAGGTCAACCCGGAAACCCGCATCGAGGTGCTCATCCCCGACTTCAAGGGCCGGGAGGAAGACCTCATGACCGTCTTGGCCGCCAAGCCGGACATCCTCAATCACAACGTGGAGACGGTGCCCCGCCTCCACCCCATGGTCCGGGCCCAGGCGAAGTATGAGCGCTCCCTGGAGCTGCTCCGCCGCGCCAAGGCGGCGGGCTTCGTCACCAAGACGGGGCTCATGCTGGGCATCGGGGAGGAATTGCCGGAGATCGAGGCGACCCTGCGCGACATTGCCGCCGAGAAGGTCGATATTTTGACCCTGGGCCAATACCTGCGCCCTTCCCAGCAACACCTCCCCATGACCCGCTGGGTCACGCCGGAAGAGTTCCGTTCCTGGAAGGAATTCGCGCTGGGGATCGGCTTCGGCGTCGTCGAGTCCGGCCCGCTGGTCCGCAGCTCCTACCACGCCGACGAGCAGTCCGCCCGCTACGCGGACGAGAAGCCCGCCCTGGCGACTCCCGCCGCGGCCTAAGCCTCCGCCCAGCGTTCCTGCGCGGAACGGGGCATTTCCTCGTCCCGGATCACGTAGCGCTCCCGCATCTCTGCCGCCAGCGCGCGCAGGCGGTCTTCCAGTTCCCGGGCCAAAACAGTGCGGTTGGCGTGCGGATCGGCCTCAAAGGCTGGGCCGAAGC from Verrucomicrobium sp. carries:
- the lipA gene encoding lipoyl synthase is translated as MDPAPLPLDRKPPWLRAKIPGGAAYAEVRQIVDQRRLHTVCESAQCPNLGECWSRRTATIMILGNICTRACGFCAVQTGRPTELDRDEPRRVAEAIRLMDLKHAVITSVARDELKDGGAGIWAETIREVRKVNPETRIEVLIPDFKGREEDLMTVLAAKPDILNHNVETVPRLHPMVRAQAKYERSLELLRRAKAAGFVTKTGLMLGIGEELPEIEATLRDIAAEKVDILTLGQYLRPSQQHLPMTRWVTPEEFRSWKEFALGIGFGVVESGPLVRSSYHADEQSARYADEKPALATPAAA